The following coding sequences lie in one Salmo salar chromosome ssa13, Ssal_v3.1, whole genome shotgun sequence genomic window:
- the txnl1 gene encoding thioredoxin-like protein 1 isoform X1, whose product MVGVKVIGNDSEFQPELADAGSRLAVVKFTMAGCRPCVRISPAFNMLSNKYPHVIFLEVDVHVCQATAAANNISATPTFLFFRNKVRIDQYQGADASGLEEKIKQHVENDPGSNEDSDIPKGYMDLMPFVNKAGCECLNESDESGFENCLVKDTTYLESDCDEQLLITMAFNQPVKLFSMKLLSSDFAQAPKCVKIFINLPRSMDFDDAERSEATQNLDLAEEDFKDDGLIPLRYVKFQNVQSVT is encoded by the exons ATGGTCGGGGTAAAGGTGATCGGAAATGATTCAGAATTCCAACCTGAGCTAGCAGACGCCGGATCAAGGCTTGCGGTAGTGAAGTTCACAATGGCAGG GTGTCGACCCTGTGTCAGAATATCCCCTGCTTTCAACATGTTGAGTAACAAGTACCCACACGTCATTTTTCTTGAAGTAGATGTACACGTCTGTCAG GCAACTGCTGCCGCCAACAACATCTCTGCAACGCCAACGTTTTTGTTTTTCCGTAACAAAGTGCGCATTGACCAGTATCAAGGTGCAGATGCCTCAGGTCTAGAGGAGAAGATCAAGCAGCATGTAGAAAACGACCCTGGAAGCAACGAGGACTCAGACATTCCCAAGGGATAT atGGACCTGATGCCGTTTGTGAACAAAGCTGGCTGTGAGTGCCTAAATGAGAGCGACGAGAGCGGCTTTGAAAACTGCTTAGTCAAGGACACCACCTACCTGGAGTCTGACTGTGATGAGCAG CTCTTAATTACTATGGCCTTCAACCAGCCTGTCAAGCTGTTCTCAATGAAGCTCCTGTCCTCTGACTTTG CCCAGGCACCAAAGTGTGTGAAGATCTTCATTAACCTTCCTCGCTCCATGGACTTTGACGATGCTGAGCGTAGTGAGGCCACCCAGAACCTGGACCTGGCAGAGGAGGATTTCAAGGACGACGGACTGATTCCACTGAGATACGTCAAATTCCAGAATGTCCAGAGCGTCACC tag
- the txnl1 gene encoding thioredoxin-like protein 1 yields the protein MVGVKVIGNDSEFQPELADAGSRLAVVKFTMAGCRPCVRISPAFNMLSNKYPHVIFLEVDVHVCQATAAANNISATPTFLFFRNKVRIDQYQGADASGLEEKIKQHVENDPGSNEDSDIPKGYMDLMPFVNKAGCECLNESDESGFENCLVKDTTYLESDCDEQLLITMAFNQPVKLFSMKLLSSDFAQAPKCVKIFINLPRSMDFDDAERSEATQNLDLAEEDFKDDGLIPLRYVKFQNVQSVTMFVKNNQGDEETTKINYLTFIGTPVQATNMNDFKRVVGKKGESH from the exons ATGGTCGGGGTAAAGGTGATCGGAAATGATTCAGAATTCCAACCTGAGCTAGCAGACGCCGGATCAAGGCTTGCGGTAGTGAAGTTCACAATGGCAGG GTGTCGACCCTGTGTCAGAATATCCCCTGCTTTCAACATGTTGAGTAACAAGTACCCACACGTCATTTTTCTTGAAGTAGATGTACACGTCTGTCAG GCAACTGCTGCCGCCAACAACATCTCTGCAACGCCAACGTTTTTGTTTTTCCGTAACAAAGTGCGCATTGACCAGTATCAAGGTGCAGATGCCTCAGGTCTAGAGGAGAAGATCAAGCAGCATGTAGAAAACGACCCTGGAAGCAACGAGGACTCAGACATTCCCAAGGGATAT atGGACCTGATGCCGTTTGTGAACAAAGCTGGCTGTGAGTGCCTAAATGAGAGCGACGAGAGCGGCTTTGAAAACTGCTTAGTCAAGGACACCACCTACCTGGAGTCTGACTGTGATGAGCAG CTCTTAATTACTATGGCCTTCAACCAGCCTGTCAAGCTGTTCTCAATGAAGCTCCTGTCCTCTGACTTTG CCCAGGCACCAAAGTGTGTGAAGATCTTCATTAACCTTCCTCGCTCCATGGACTTTGACGATGCTGAGCGTAGTGAGGCCACCCAGAACCTGGACCTGGCAGAGGAGGATTTCAAGGACGACGGACTGATTCCACTGAGATACGTCAAATTCCAGAATGTCCAGAGCGTCACC ATGTTTGTGAAGAACAACCAAGGGGATGAGGAGACAACGAAAATCAATTACCTTACTTTTATTGGGACCCCTGTACAGGCAACGAACATGAATGACTTCAAACGG GTTGTGGGCAAGAAAGGAGAGAGTCACTGa